The following proteins are encoded in a genomic region of Synechococcus sp. CBW1002:
- a CDS encoding DUF86 domain-containing protein, producing the protein MSKDQLYLESIRDCLERIAEYTDLRAANPEIPWRQIAGMRDALIHDDLKVNLARVWRTVATDLPPLRAAVQRLLNR; encoded by the coding sequence GTGAGTAAGGATCAGCTCTACCTCGAAAGCATCCGCGACTGCCTGGAACGCATCGCTGAGTACACCGACCTTCGGGCTGCCAATCCCGAGATTCCCTGGCGGCAGATTGCCGGCATGAGAGACGCGCTCATCCATGACGATCTCAAGGTGAATCTTGCCCGTGTCTGGCGCACCGTCGCCACTGATCTGCCGCCCTTGCGGGCGGCCGTGCAGCGCCTGCTCAACCGATGA
- a CDS encoding DNA-directed RNA polymerase subunit alpha C-terminal domain-containing protein has translation MRQTLQERQTRSAADDAWVEDFPPQDLAVGGVNPLSGPGLDLEPLAEDVVPLQSEQTGQAPSSDQSQEKPSWPKITIGELSLSIRATNALHYGGFRTVADLAEKQQDDLLNVRNFGQKSLDELITGLEKKGIPFPVPVIAQPDCQQKQAATNNQDSTTSLSSVTTALQDLGIPQPVLGPLLRSGMKTLEDLAGKTESDLSAIRNLGPIGIQRLRRALATIGLGLPFQLTDLDLPTSQHSESHQDFRPAGDSRKQCRETVIALIGNTAAKCLAGDPDNPEVRWSGFSGQAPSLTSEAGYRP, from the coding sequence GTGCGGCAAACGCTGCAGGAGCGACAGACCCGGAGCGCAGCCGATGATGCGTGGGTTGAGGATTTTCCTCCTCAAGACCTTGCTGTCGGCGGAGTAAACCCACTCTCTGGTCCAGGTCTTGATCTAGAACCTTTGGCCGAGGACGTTGTTCCTCTACAGAGTGAACAAACAGGCCAGGCACCTTCCTCTGATCAGAGCCAGGAGAAACCAAGCTGGCCCAAGATAACCATCGGAGAGCTATCGCTCTCGATACGAGCCACCAATGCCTTGCATTACGGTGGCTTTCGCACGGTTGCCGACCTCGCCGAAAAACAACAAGACGATCTGCTTAACGTAAGAAACTTTGGGCAGAAGAGCCTTGATGAGTTAATCACAGGACTCGAGAAGAAGGGAATTCCATTCCCCGTTCCAGTCATAGCACAGCCTGATTGCCAACAAAAACAAGCAGCCACAAACAACCAGGACAGCACGACTAGCCTGTCATCAGTCACAACGGCGCTCCAAGATCTGGGAATCCCACAACCCGTCCTAGGACCGCTATTGCGTAGCGGGATGAAGACGCTTGAGGATTTAGCCGGCAAGACCGAATCTGATCTTTCTGCAATCCGAAACCTTGGTCCAATCGGGATTCAGAGGCTCCGTCGAGCCCTCGCCACCATTGGCCTCGGGCTTCCATTCCAGTTAACTGACTTGGATCTGCCTACGTCCCAACACAGCGAATCCCATCAAGATTTTCGGCCTGCTGGAGACAGTCGAAAGCAATGCAGGGAAACCGTCATAGCGTTAATCGGCAATACAGCCGCGAAGTGCTTAGCGGGAGACCCTGATAACCCAGAAGTGAGGTGGTCTGGCTTTTCTGGACAGGCCCCATCGTTAACCTCTGAGGCGGGGTACCGCCCCTGA
- a CDS encoding nucleotidyltransferase family protein, which translates to MTHAPATTIRQRHNALRPEVLAVAHRHGASNQRIYGSIAKGQVHAGSDLDLLVDLASDQSLLGLISLRQDLEDLLDCPVDVTEAETLHPLIRSEILDQALAL; encoded by the coding sequence ATGACCCACGCACCCGCCACCACGATTCGCCAGCGCCACAACGCCCTTCGGCCAGAGGTCCTTGCCGTGGCGCACCGCCATGGCGCCTCCAACCAGCGGATCTATGGCTCCATCGCCAAGGGGCAGGTGCACGCCGGCAGCGACCTTGATCTCCTGGTTGACCTGGCCTCCGACCAGTCTCTGCTAGGGCTGATCAGCCTGCGCCAGGACCTCGAAGACCTGTTGGACTGCCCGGTGGACGTCACCGAGGCAGAAACGCTGCATCCGCTGATTCGTAGCGAGATCCTCGATCAGGCCTTGGCACTGTGA
- a CDS encoding DNA methyltransferase codes for MAYGTPGIHTHEQWLGLVQPVGLVVAPAVLNKLELFPNQGTAYLSTRQRQLEALLEERDTAAGEPIQVVPGFGQLATELLDWGEADLLSADQLQTIPEVVLSEYGETLRPTHGVPKFEGEGLQALVLDLTALGEWGRAFDQPWNPTGNGWDATPQQRFERLLKETEHPIGILFNGADLRLVHAPRGESSGWLTMPLEPMAEVAGRPMLGALELLLGVDRLFGGNPEQRLPALLAASRKNQSEVSTRLAEQVLEALWELLLGFDDAERLAQDAGRTVLGDLPHSDEGQQQLYGGLITVLLRLVFLLYAEDEALMPADSLYGQHYSVSALADRLRQERVDHQGAMSDRRGGWASLLSLFRLVYDGGGADPAYLPARHGELFDPDAYPFLEGRDPYSSYQDAILSNLPAISDDVVEKVLSKLLWLDGERLSYRALDVEQIGSVYEGIMGFRVEQAHGPSVGITYRPPRQKITITVVVNADQLLAQSAGKRESWLDEQAGVKLKLPASVKRELKSASSLAELCLALDKKLSPHTPRGLQPGSLILQPTAERRRSGSHYTPRALTEPIVAEAFRPWLQRCNHQPTAEQILDLKVCDPAMGSGAFLVAVCRYLAGWLVQAWERDGFPEGFRQDADKDTVARRLVAQQCLYGVDKNPFAVNLARLSLWLVTLSKDMPFTFVDHALKCGDSLVGYSVKEIQAAMQEVQLALFNEQNQIIAQLGTSRQSSFAEDSLSDESYDRKKALLLQQIKAADGLRQVGDLMVAAFFDAKKPKERADKQQVYLAMLSGAFADDGLQDSVQEIRERLAAGEKGITPFHWQLEFPEVFREGRGGFDVFVGNPPFAGKNTIAEGSPEGILDWFKQLHPESHGNADLVAHFFRRCFDLLRPSGSLGLIATNTIAQGDTRSTGLRWICLNGGTIYAARKRYKWPGVAAVVVSVVHLRKGAYSGAKLLERRPVEQITAFLFANGGHEDPKQLVANAGKSFVGSYVLGMGFTFDDSSPADDDTPGIPSPITTMERLIGENPKNAEVILPYIGGEEVNSSPTHAHHRYVINFGERSEEECRREWPELMQIVESKVKPERLKVNDKGAKQKWWLFIRPRPELNAAVEGKAKVIVTARHQPNWQLAFMPPTSVFSEAMVVFALESAAWMLLCQSDVHELWARFLGSSMKDDLRYTPSDCFETFPFPAALLDANANDPTLEDTRQSLETSGEHYHQFRAELMVSNNEGLTSTYNRFHDPAETSPGLLELRRLHGEMDQAVLQAYGWSDVPTGCGFGLDYLDTEEDAQLPDELQECIDSGELFFSDAGDALDFQGQLEAYGAITGRRKLPWRYRWPDAVRDDVLARLLALNAERYEEEVAQGLHGGSRRGGSSSGGSGTGRRRGRPPRNPQPESGQTAQIGLAL; via the coding sequence ATGGCTTACGGAACTCCCGGCATCCACACCCACGAGCAATGGCTCGGCCTGGTGCAACCGGTGGGCCTGGTGGTCGCCCCGGCGGTGCTCAACAAACTCGAGCTGTTCCCCAACCAGGGCACGGCCTATCTCTCGACGCGGCAACGCCAGCTGGAAGCCCTGCTGGAAGAGCGCGACACCGCGGCCGGTGAGCCGATCCAGGTGGTGCCGGGCTTTGGGCAACTGGCCACCGAACTGCTGGATTGGGGCGAGGCCGACCTGCTCAGCGCCGATCAGCTTCAGACCATCCCGGAGGTGGTGCTGAGCGAATACGGCGAAACCCTGCGCCCCACCCACGGGGTGCCGAAGTTTGAAGGCGAAGGCCTGCAGGCCCTGGTGCTCGACCTCACCGCCCTGGGCGAATGGGGCCGCGCCTTCGATCAACCCTGGAATCCCACCGGCAACGGCTGGGATGCCACGCCGCAACAGCGTTTCGAGCGGCTGCTGAAGGAAACCGAACATCCGATCGGCATCCTGTTCAACGGCGCTGATCTGCGCCTGGTCCACGCGCCGCGAGGTGAATCCAGCGGCTGGCTCACGATGCCCCTGGAGCCGATGGCCGAGGTGGCGGGCCGGCCGATGCTCGGCGCCCTGGAGCTGTTGCTGGGGGTCGATCGGCTATTCGGTGGCAACCCGGAGCAACGGCTGCCGGCGCTGCTCGCGGCCAGCCGCAAGAACCAGAGCGAAGTGAGCACCCGCCTGGCCGAGCAGGTGCTCGAAGCCCTGTGGGAACTGCTGCTGGGTTTTGACGACGCCGAACGGCTGGCGCAGGACGCCGGCCGCACGGTGCTCGGCGATCTGCCCCACAGCGATGAGGGCCAACAGCAGCTCTATGGCGGCCTGATCACGGTGTTGCTGCGGCTGGTGTTCCTGCTCTACGCGGAAGACGAAGCGCTGATGCCCGCCGATTCGCTCTACGGGCAGCACTACAGCGTCAGCGCCCTGGCTGATCGGTTGCGCCAGGAGCGGGTGGACCACCAAGGGGCGATGAGCGATCGGCGCGGCGGTTGGGCATCGCTGCTGAGCCTGTTCCGGCTGGTGTACGACGGCGGCGGCGCCGATCCGGCCTACCTGCCGGCGCGCCACGGCGAGCTGTTTGATCCCGATGCCTACCCCTTCCTGGAGGGCCGCGATCCCTACAGCAGCTATCAGGACGCGATCCTCAGCAACCTGCCCGCCATCAGCGACGACGTGGTGGAGAAGGTGCTCAGCAAATTGCTCTGGCTCGATGGCGAGCGGCTGAGCTATCGGGCTCTCGATGTGGAGCAGATCGGCTCGGTGTACGAGGGGATCATGGGCTTCCGCGTGGAGCAGGCCCACGGCCCCAGCGTGGGGATTACGTATCGGCCGCCGCGCCAGAAGATCACGATCACGGTGGTGGTGAATGCGGATCAGCTGCTCGCTCAGAGCGCGGGCAAACGCGAGAGCTGGCTCGATGAACAGGCCGGCGTGAAGCTCAAACTGCCGGCCAGTGTGAAAAGGGAGCTGAAAAGCGCCAGCAGCCTCGCCGAGCTCTGCCTGGCGCTCGACAAGAAACTCTCCCCCCACACCCCGCGCGGGCTGCAGCCGGGATCACTGATCCTGCAACCCACCGCGGAGCGGCGCCGCAGCGGCAGCCACTACACCCCGCGGGCGCTCACCGAACCGATCGTGGCCGAAGCGTTCCGCCCCTGGCTGCAGCGCTGCAACCACCAGCCCACGGCGGAGCAGATCCTCGATCTCAAGGTGTGCGATCCGGCGATGGGATCCGGTGCCTTCCTGGTGGCGGTGTGCCGCTATCTGGCCGGCTGGCTGGTGCAGGCCTGGGAACGCGATGGCTTCCCCGAGGGCTTCCGGCAGGACGCCGACAAAGACACCGTGGCCCGCCGGCTGGTGGCCCAGCAGTGCCTGTATGGGGTGGACAAGAACCCGTTTGCGGTGAACCTGGCACGCCTGAGCCTCTGGCTGGTGACGCTCAGCAAAGACATGCCCTTCACCTTTGTGGATCACGCCCTCAAGTGCGGCGATTCGCTGGTGGGGTATTCCGTGAAGGAGATCCAGGCGGCGATGCAGGAGGTGCAACTCGCTCTGTTCAATGAACAGAACCAGATCATCGCCCAGCTGGGAACCAGCCGGCAAAGCAGCTTTGCCGAAGACAGCCTCTCGGATGAGAGTTACGACCGCAAGAAGGCTCTGCTGCTGCAGCAGATCAAGGCCGCAGATGGCCTGCGTCAGGTTGGCGATCTGATGGTGGCCGCCTTCTTTGATGCCAAGAAGCCGAAAGAACGCGCCGATAAGCAGCAGGTGTATCTGGCAATGCTCAGTGGCGCCTTTGCGGACGATGGGCTACAGGATTCCGTTCAGGAGATCCGCGAGCGGTTGGCGGCGGGCGAGAAGGGGATCACGCCGTTTCACTGGCAGCTGGAGTTTCCGGAGGTGTTTCGCGAGGGGCGGGGTGGGTTTGATGTGTTCGTGGGCAACCCTCCCTTCGCGGGGAAGAACACCATTGCCGAAGGCAGCCCGGAAGGCATCCTCGACTGGTTCAAGCAGCTGCACCCCGAGAGCCATGGCAATGCCGATCTCGTGGCCCATTTCTTCCGCCGCTGTTTCGATCTGCTCCGACCCAGTGGATCACTGGGGCTGATCGCCACCAACACCATCGCCCAGGGCGACACGCGTAGCACCGGCCTGCGCTGGATCTGCCTCAACGGAGGCACGATCTATGCGGCCCGCAAGCGCTACAAGTGGCCGGGCGTGGCGGCCGTGGTGGTGAGCGTGGTGCACCTGCGCAAGGGCGCTTATTCCGGCGCCAAGCTGCTGGAGCGGCGGCCGGTGGAGCAGATCACGGCCTTCCTGTTTGCCAACGGCGGCCATGAAGATCCGAAGCAGCTAGTAGCCAATGCCGGCAAGAGCTTCGTGGGCAGCTACGTGCTGGGCATGGGCTTCACCTTCGACGACTCCAGCCCGGCCGACGACGACACGCCCGGCATCCCCTCGCCAATCACCACGATGGAGCGGTTGATCGGTGAGAACCCGAAGAACGCTGAGGTGATCTTGCCTTACATCGGCGGGGAGGAAGTGAACAGCAGCCCCACGCATGCGCATCACAGATATGTGATCAACTTCGGCGAGCGCAGTGAGGAGGAGTGCCGGCGGGAGTGGCCGGAGTTGATGCAGATTGTGGAAAGCAAGGTGAAGCCTGAACGCCTGAAGGTCAACGACAAAGGAGCGAAGCAGAAATGGTGGCTATTCATCAGGCCAAGGCCTGAGCTGAATGCAGCCGTCGAAGGCAAAGCAAAAGTAATCGTCACCGCGAGGCATCAGCCGAACTGGCAGCTTGCCTTCATGCCACCAACATCTGTCTTTTCGGAGGCCATGGTGGTCTTCGCATTGGAATCAGCGGCATGGATGTTGTTGTGTCAGTCCGATGTACATGAACTCTGGGCTCGATTTCTAGGTTCGTCCATGAAGGATGACCTACGCTACACACCTTCCGACTGCTTCGAAACCTTCCCCTTCCCCGCCGCCCTGCTCGACGCCAACGCTAACGATCCCACTCTCGAAGACACACGCCAGAGCCTCGAAACCAGCGGCGAGCACTACCACCAGTTCCGCGCCGAGCTAATGGTGTCCAATAACGAAGGCCTCACCAGCACCTACAACCGCTTCCACGATCCAGCCGAAACCAGCCCAGGCCTGCTGGAGCTGCGCCGCCTCCACGGCGAGATGGATCAGGCGGTGCTGCAGGCCTACGGCTGGAGCGATGTGCCCACCGGCTGCGGCTTCGGCCTCGACTACCTCGACACCGAAGAAGACGCCCAACTCCCCGACGAACTGCAGGAGTGCATCGACAGCGGCGAGTTGTTCTTCTCGGATGCTGGCGATGCCCTCGATTTCCAGGGCCAGCTGGAGGCCTACGGCGCTATCACCGGTCGCCGCAAGCTGCCCTGGCGTTACCGCTGGCCCGATGCCGTGCGCGACGACGTGCTCGCCCGCCTGCTGGCCCTCAATGCCGAGCGCTACGAGGAAGAGGTGGCCCAGGGATTGCATGGCGGTAGTCGTCGGGGAGGCAGTAGCTCCGGGGGCAGCGGCACGGGTCGGCGCCGCGGGCGGCCACCCCGCAATCCCCAGCCCGAGTCGGGCCAGACTGCCCAGATCGGCCTGGCGCTATGA
- a CDS encoding IS3 family transposase, whose protein sequence is MIDQLADQHPIAWLCRRLGVARSGYYAWKRRQQAPPGQRQAENAAITAEIQAVFQEHRGFYGSPRIHQELRATGRPIGRHRVARLMQRAGLRAKTRRAFRPCSKASGATGVAENLLEQDFTPPAPNRCWAGDITYIRTTSGWRYLAVWMDLFSRRVVGWSLGTSMEASLVLEALNRALGQRQVEPDQLLIHTDQGSQYRATAYRELLEAHGITCSMSAKGCCWDNAVVESLFSTLKHELGLDDDAEIRISPQRLQRDLAFWIDGYYNRERRHSTLSYLSPIDYEQQFIAARTLTHADP, encoded by the coding sequence TTGATCGATCAACTGGCTGATCAGCACCCCATCGCCTGGCTTTGCCGCAGGCTTGGGGTAGCCCGCAGCGGTTACTACGCCTGGAAGCGCAGGCAGCAGGCGCCGCCGGGACAGCGGCAGGCAGAGAATGCCGCGATCACCGCTGAAATCCAGGCGGTGTTCCAGGAACACCGTGGCTTCTACGGCTCGCCGCGGATCCACCAGGAACTGCGTGCGACTGGCCGGCCCATCGGGCGTCATCGTGTTGCCCGCTTGATGCAGCGTGCCGGCCTGCGAGCCAAAACCCGCCGGGCCTTCCGGCCCTGCAGCAAAGCCAGCGGTGCAACGGGTGTGGCTGAGAACCTGCTTGAGCAGGATTTCACCCCACCAGCGCCCAACCGTTGCTGGGCCGGCGACATCACTTACATCCGCACCACCTCAGGCTGGCGCTACCTGGCGGTGTGGATGGATCTGTTCAGTCGTCGCGTCGTCGGCTGGAGCCTGGGCACCTCCATGGAGGCGTCGCTGGTGCTGGAGGCCCTCAACCGGGCCCTGGGTCAGCGCCAGGTGGAACCTGACCAGCTGCTGATCCACACCGATCAAGGCAGCCAGTACAGAGCCACCGCTTACCGGGAGCTTCTGGAGGCCCATGGCATCACCTGCAGCATGTCTGCCAAGGGCTGCTGTTGGGATAACGCGGTGGTGGAGAGCCTGTTCTCCACCCTCAAGCACGAACTGGGGCTCGACGATGACGCCGAGATCCGCATCTCACCCCAGCGGCTACAGCGTGATCTGGCTTTCTGGATCGATGGCTATTACAACCGCGAACGTCGCCACTCAACGCTGAGCTACCTCAGCCCGATTGATTACGAGCAGCAGTTCATTGCTGCTCGTACACTAACCCACGCGGATCCCTGA
- a CDS encoding transposase, whose amino-acid sequence MTNPNRARRRFTPQQKEEAVALCLAEGLTCTAVAQRLGIPVSSLAKWVRQARIDRGELSDSGQGPLTSEERAELVQLRRENRELRREKDFFRLAAAHFAKEQLPPRGFA is encoded by the coding sequence ATGACCAACCCCAACCGTGCCCGCCGGCGGTTCACACCGCAGCAAAAGGAGGAAGCTGTTGCCCTTTGCCTGGCTGAGGGTCTGACCTGCACTGCTGTGGCCCAGCGCCTCGGCATTCCAGTGAGCAGCCTGGCCAAGTGGGTCCGTCAGGCCCGTATCGATCGCGGTGAGCTCAGTGATTCCGGCCAGGGCCCATTGACCAGCGAGGAACGCGCTGAACTGGTGCAGCTCCGCCGTGAAAACCGCGAGCTCAGGAGGGAAAAGGATTTTTTCAGGCTGGCGGCAGCGCACTTTGCCAAAGAGCAGCTGCCGCCGAGAGGTTTCGCTTGA
- a CDS encoding IS66 family transposase → MTTPPAGISEADWAATPVGVKAGFLELVSQCQRQQQEIEQLRIQLTALATELAHLRERIGRSSRNSSKPPSSDGQGFKPPERRKGSGRKRGGQPGHPGSGPELLPIERVDEVVEHHPQACRRCGTLLQGQDPEPLRHQVIEIPPITPLVIEHRLHRLVCPCCTTSTCASLPAEVEVSHYGPRLSALVGLLGSAFPLSFSKTQALLDQLLGVQISRGAMATIRQRLSAALEQPMQEALAFARQQSVVYVDETGAPTGNADGGNPDGRRGWEWVMVTAMGVTVFLQSLSRSAAAAIDLLGNAFGGIVVSDRFSAYNHLPLEQRQLCWAHVIRDLTAIADRQGASGEIGAELLGLQQQLFAQWHRYKDGTIDWSTLQQGCRPIRQAFVGTLQRVVELGCQRGERTPWAKTVRTCHQLLQVSDGLWTFLEIEGIEPTNNAAERALRHSVIQRKISHGVQSRQGAICRSRLLTVTTSLRQEGRDIWQFLEQALIAHHRGGEMPSLLPNP, encoded by the coding sequence ATGACCACCCCACCGGCCGGGATTTCAGAAGCCGATTGGGCCGCCACCCCGGTGGGAGTGAAGGCTGGATTTCTTGAGCTGGTCAGTCAGTGCCAGAGGCAGCAACAGGAGATCGAGCAGCTCCGCATCCAGCTCACCGCCCTGGCGACCGAACTGGCCCATCTGCGCGAGCGGATCGGCCGCAGCTCCCGCAATTCTTCCAAGCCTCCCTCCAGTGATGGCCAGGGGTTTAAGCCGCCCGAACGACGCAAGGGCAGTGGCCGCAAGCGCGGCGGCCAGCCGGGCCATCCCGGATCTGGGCCGGAGCTGCTGCCGATCGAGCGGGTGGATGAGGTGGTCGAGCACCACCCCCAGGCCTGCCGCCGCTGCGGCACGTTGCTACAGGGTCAGGATCCCGAGCCCTTGAGGCACCAGGTGATCGAGATTCCACCGATCACGCCTCTGGTGATCGAGCACCGGCTGCACCGCCTGGTCTGCCCCTGCTGTACCACCAGCACCTGTGCCTCGTTACCGGCGGAGGTGGAAGTAAGCCATTACGGTCCCCGGCTCAGTGCTCTGGTGGGTCTGCTGGGTAGTGCCTTCCCGTTGAGTTTCAGCAAGACCCAGGCGCTGCTGGATCAGCTGCTGGGGGTACAGATCAGCCGGGGAGCGATGGCCACTATCCGCCAGCGCTTGAGTGCAGCACTGGAGCAGCCCATGCAGGAGGCCCTTGCGTTTGCCCGTCAGCAGTCGGTGGTCTATGTCGATGAAACCGGTGCCCCCACCGGTAATGCCGATGGGGGCAACCCCGATGGCCGGCGCGGCTGGGAGTGGGTCATGGTGACCGCCATGGGGGTGACAGTGTTCTTGCAGAGCCTGAGCCGCTCGGCTGCCGCCGCGATCGACCTGCTCGGGAATGCCTTTGGCGGAATTGTGGTGAGCGATCGCTTCTCCGCCTACAACCATCTCCCGCTGGAGCAGCGCCAGCTGTGCTGGGCGCACGTGATCCGCGATCTCACCGCCATCGCTGACCGTCAGGGCGCCAGCGGTGAGATTGGAGCGGAGCTGCTGGGCCTGCAGCAGCAGCTGTTTGCCCAGTGGCACCGCTACAAAGACGGAACGATCGACTGGTCCACGTTGCAGCAGGGCTGTCGGCCGATCCGCCAGGCGTTTGTGGGCACGCTGCAGCGGGTTGTGGAGCTGGGCTGCCAGCGCGGCGAGCGAACGCCGTGGGCCAAGACGGTGCGTACCTGCCATCAGTTGCTGCAAGTGAGCGATGGCCTCTGGACCTTCCTGGAGATTGAAGGGATCGAGCCCACCAACAACGCAGCCGAGCGTGCCCTGCGCCATTCGGTGATTCAGCGCAAGATCAGCCATGGCGTCCAATCCCGCCAGGGTGCAATCTGCCGCAGCAGGTTGCTCACGGTCACCACCAGCCTGCGGCAAGAGGGCCGTGATATCTGGCAGTTCCTGGAGCAGGCCTTGATCGCCCATCATCGCGGCGGTGAGATGCCATCGCTGTTGCCGAATCCCTGA
- a CDS encoding Hsp70 family protein, translating to MLQHLAIDLGNTNTLIATRDQEGREALLHLPRISQLDTQLSRSPEKPFTFVPSEVFHSDDGPEVGARAWAKLSEDERPDAYRRYGRNFKRQLLDSFVQARHGEEGHRSLLETSTDFVRVLCHDLKQELEVEFGSSHVPSLILTAPVQAPSEYRAWLREVFSANLQPEAIRLIDESTAAALFYGEEAFGSRVLIVDIGGSTSDITLADIGFAGDGTPEEARLITKTGTFVGGSTIDDLIAEKAFALQGLNPPSTFNRKTYLRAIRAGEKVKKKLSFSKRALEPYEDLQAGLTINMAFRNTDLASMITDSTIASSLKDLVQETATEIQNRGIAQNSISGAILVGGCTICPPIRTVLNEAFSGLDLELSDSPTEEERFAAVVFGALRSVDAPVSNDYLLHDYAIRLRAVNGNFVYQTLFRQGTVFPCLSDFALNSGRQTREQVGIRISVGELYRQPRRLDDSANETETPGPLVANEFRPLGTGGHLVVIPVDPNAPVGDKRYRITFAIDTERQLRITVDDTVNQIRLFDNQVIVDLNESAAPAVIPTTPPPAITYTGTQKVIELNPNPGYNNLEIEVANVLRDMAIEGYLISNIILGQHLHEVDHLLITPSGEAYIMECKNYRGTWTGGINSQWICTAPDGSERVIAARPVNPMLQCRRYIGDVLRRLASEYPDVQFSKACLVIAPDHAHLDGVSGCGTNLMNVSALPAFITAMETRRQDRPRVDLDPDRLRKAFYLVVSVQGP from the coding sequence ATGCTTCAACACCTCGCCATTGACCTCGGCAACACCAACACCCTGATCGCCACCCGTGATCAGGAGGGCCGCGAAGCCCTGTTGCACCTGCCGCGCATCTCCCAGCTCGACACCCAGCTCTCCAGGAGCCCGGAAAAACCCTTCACCTTTGTGCCCTCGGAAGTGTTTCACTCCGACGACGGACCGGAAGTGGGTGCTCGGGCCTGGGCCAAGCTCTCGGAGGATGAGCGGCCCGACGCCTACCGGCGTTACGGGCGCAACTTCAAGCGTCAGCTGCTCGACTCCTTTGTGCAAGCGCGCCATGGCGAAGAGGGCCACCGCAGCCTGCTGGAAACCAGCACCGATTTCGTGCGCGTTCTCTGCCACGACCTCAAGCAGGAACTGGAGGTGGAGTTCGGCAGCAGCCACGTCCCCAGCCTGATCCTCACGGCGCCCGTGCAGGCTCCCTCCGAGTATCGCGCCTGGCTGCGGGAAGTGTTCAGCGCCAACCTGCAACCCGAAGCGATTCGCCTGATTGACGAGTCCACCGCCGCTGCGCTGTTTTACGGCGAAGAAGCCTTCGGCAGCCGTGTGCTGATCGTGGACATCGGCGGTTCCACCTCCGACATCACTCTCGCTGACATCGGTTTTGCCGGTGACGGCACACCAGAGGAAGCACGCCTGATCACCAAGACAGGCACCTTTGTGGGCGGCTCCACAATCGACGACCTGATCGCCGAGAAAGCCTTTGCACTCCAGGGCCTCAACCCGCCCTCCACCTTTAACCGCAAGACGTATCTGCGTGCCATTCGTGCTGGCGAGAAGGTGAAGAAGAAGCTGAGCTTCAGCAAGCGCGCCTTGGAGCCTTACGAAGACCTCCAAGCCGGCCTCACCATCAACATGGCGTTCCGCAATACCGACCTCGCGTCGATGATCACGGACTCGACCATTGCATCGTCCTTGAAGGACCTGGTCCAGGAGACCGCAACCGAGATCCAAAACCGAGGCATCGCGCAGAACTCCATCAGTGGCGCGATCCTCGTGGGTGGCTGCACCATCTGTCCCCCGATACGCACCGTTCTCAATGAGGCCTTTTCAGGCCTTGATCTTGAGCTCTCCGACTCCCCTACAGAGGAAGAGCGTTTTGCTGCTGTGGTCTTCGGTGCCCTGCGCAGCGTCGATGCGCCCGTATCGAACGACTATCTCCTCCACGACTATGCCATCCGGCTTCGGGCCGTCAATGGCAACTTCGTCTACCAGACACTGTTCCGCCAGGGAACGGTCTTCCCCTGTCTTTCCGACTTTGCGCTGAATTCGGGGCGTCAGACCAGAGAACAGGTTGGCATCCGCATCTCCGTGGGCGAGCTCTATCGGCAGCCCCGGCGGCTGGATGATAGTGCTAACGAAACGGAGACTCCTGGCCCTTTGGTGGCCAACGAGTTTCGCCCCCTAGGAACAGGCGGCCACCTGGTGGTGATCCCCGTGGATCCCAACGCCCCCGTTGGGGACAAGCGCTACCGCATCACCTTTGCGATTGATACGGAACGCCAGCTTCGCATTACGGTTGACGACACCGTGAACCAGATACGCCTGTTCGACAATCAGGTGATCGTGGATCTCAATGAGTCGGCCGCACCTGCCGTGATCCCAACAACGCCTCCCCCTGCGATCACCTACACGGGAACACAGAAAGTCATCGAGTTGAATCCGAATCCTGGCTACAACAACCTGGAGATCGAAGTGGCCAATGTCCTGCGAGACATGGCTATCGAAGGATACCTGATATCGAATATCATCCTCGGGCAGCATCTGCACGAAGTAGATCACCTATTGATTACTCCATCAGGAGAGGCGTATATCATGGAATGCAAAAACTACAGGGGCACATGGACGGGTGGCATCAACTCTCAGTGGATCTGCACCGCCCCTGACGGGAGTGAGCGCGTCATTGCGGCGCGCCCAGTAAACCCCATGCTTCAGTGTCGCCGCTACATCGGTGATGTATTGCGGCGGTTGGCGAGCGAATACCCCGATGTTCAGTTCAGCAAGGCCTGTCTCGTGATCGCCCCAGACCACGCCCATCTTGATGGCGTCAGTGGCTGTGGCACCAACTTAATGAATGTCTCAGCCCTGCCCGCATTCATCACCGCGATGGAAACCAGGCGTCAGGATCGCCCAAGGGTCGACCTGGATCCTGATCGGTTGCGCAAGGCATTCTATTTGGTTGTATCCGTTCAGGGGCCGTGA